TTCATTCCGCCGCGCTACGACGCCGAAGACCTGCTCGGCATCATGCCGAGCGACGGACGGAGGCCGGTCGATATGCGCGAGGTCGTCGCGCGCATCGCCGACGGCTCCGAGTTCCTTGAGTTCAGCGAGCACTACGGTAGCGCCACCGTCTGCGGCCACATCCGGCTCGAAGGCCACGCCGTGGGCATCGTCACCAACAACGGCCCCATCGATTCCGACGGCGCGACCAAGGCCACGCACTTCATCCAGGCCTGCTGCCAGACGCGCACGCCCATCGTCTACCTGCAGAACATCACGGGGTACATGGTGGGCCGGGCGCACGAGGAGGCCGGCATCATCAAGCACGGAGCGAAGATGATCCAGGCCGTGACCAACGCCACCGTGCCGCAGATCACGCTGCACTGCGGCGCTTCGTACGGCGCGGGCAACTACGGCATGTGCGGCCGGGGCTTCGCGCCGCGCTTCTGCTTCTCGTGGCCCAATGCGCGCACAGCCGTCATGGGCGGCGAGCAGGCTGCGAAGACCATGGCCATCGTCATGGAGGCGGGCATGGCGCGCAAGGGCGCGATCGACCACGCGAAGATCGATGCGATGCAGCAGCAGATCGTCGAACGCTTCGATCGGCAGATGAGCGTGTTCACCACCAGCGCGCTGCTGCTCGACGACGGCGTGATCGACCCACGCGACACACGTGCGGTGTTGGCTGAAGTGCTCTCCATCTGCCGCGATGCCGATGCGCGCGGGCCGCAGCCGATGCAGTTTTCGGTGGCGCGGCCATGAGTGCATTCCACAAGATCCTGATCGCGAACCGCGGCGAGATCGCAGTTCGCGTGATGCGCACTGCGCGCGCGATGGGCTACCGCACGGTGGCCGTGTACTCCAGCGCCGATGCGGAGGCCGAACATGTGCGGCAGGCCGACCAGGCAGTGTGGATCGGCGAATCTCTGCCCGCGCAGAGCTACCTGAACATCGCTGCGATCATCGAGGCCGCGCGCGCCAGCGGCGCCGATGCGGTGCATCCGGGCTACGGCTTTCTCGCGGAGAACGCAGCGTTCGCGCAGGCCTGCCGAGACGCGGGACTGGTCTTCATCGGACCATCACCGGAGGCCATTCGCGCGATGGGCGACAAGGCCGGCGCCAAGCGGCTGATGCAGGCAGCGGGCGTGCCGTGCATTCCGGGCTACCAGGGCGAAGGCCAAGGCGCGGAGAAGCTGGCCGCCGAGGCCGCGCGCATCGGCTGGCCCGTGATGATCAAGGCGACTGCGGGCGGCGGCGGGCGCGGCATGCGGCTCGTGACATCGGCCGCTGACTTCGCCGCGCAGCTGCACAGCGCGCAGTCCGAAGCGCTCAACGCATTCGGCGACGCCACCGTGATCCTGGAGCGCGCCATCGTCGCGCCGCGCCATGTCGAGGTACAGATATTCGCGGACCGGCACGGCAACGCCATCCACCTCGGCGAGCGCGACTGTTCGGTTCAGCGGCGGCACCAGAAGGTCGTCGAAGAAGCGCCCTCTCCGGCAGTGTCCGACGCACTGCGCGAACGCATGGGTGCCACCGCCGTCGCTGCGGCGAAAGCCATCGCCTACGAAGGCGCGGGCACGCTCGAATTCCTGCTCGACGCCGAAGGCCAGTACTGGTTCATGGAAATGAACACGCGCCTGCAGGTGGAGCACCCGGTGACCGAAGCGGTGACGGGCCTCGACCTCGTCGAACTGCAACTGCGCGTCGCGGCCGGCGAACCTTTGCCGCTCGCGCAGCAGGACGTGCGCATCACAGGCCATGCGATCGAAGTGCGTCTGTGCGCCGAAGATCCGCGGCAGAGCTTCATGCCGCAAAGCGGCACCCTCACGGCGTGGCGGCCCTCTGCCGCGCTGCGCGCCGAGCACGCCTTGCGCGACGGGGCCGCCGTGCCGCCCTTCTACGACTCGATGATCGCCAAGCTCGTGGCGCATGGCCAAACGCGCGAGGAAGCCCGGCACCGGCTGATCGCAGGTTTGCAGGACACGGTAGCGCTCGGCATCTCGACCAACCAGCAGCTTCTGCGACGCGTGTTGTCGCATGACGTGTTCGCAAGCGGTGCTGCTACGACCGCCTTCATCGGCGATCACCTCGACGCCCTGCTCGCCGCCGACGCGGCGAACGACACCCGCGCCGCATTGCTCGCCGCTCTGCTGCTCCAGTTGGGCGAGCGCGGCTGGCCCTCGCCGCTCGCGCACACGCTCCCCAACGCCCTGCGCTTCGCGCTCGACGGCACGGTGCACGCGGCCCGCGTGACACCATGCGGCGCCGGTCGGTTCGACATTGCACTGGGCGACAAAGCACCTGTGCAACTCGCCTTGCTCGCTCTACCCGGCAACGGCAGCCTCCGCTTCTCGTGCGACGGCCTGTCCGAACAAGCCTTCGTCGTGCGGCAGCCCGACCGCGTGGATTTCCACTTCCGCGGCCAGTCATTCCAGCTGGAAAACCTCACGCACGTCGCGGTTGCACGCACCGACGACACCGCCGGCGACGGCCTGCTGCGCGCATCCATGAACGGCCGCGTGATCGCCCTGCTGGTGGCCGAGGGCGATGCGGTCGCCGCAGGCCAGCCGCTCGTCACGCTCGAAGCGATGAAGATGGAGCACGTGCACTGCGCGCCGCGTTCCGGCCGTGTCGCACTGCATGTCGCGGTGGGCACGCAGGTGGCCGCGCGCCATGTGGTGGCCGAGGTCGCCGACGCGTGACGCTCTTCAAGACAAGTTTCCGAAAGTCTTCCGCATGAATGCATCCTCCCGCTACCGCTCCGTCTTCGCACCCGGCCTGTTCGGCGGACAGGTCATCGTCGTCACCGGCGGCGGCTCCGGCATTGGCCGCTGCACAGCGCACGAACTCGCGGCGCTCGGCGCGCAGGTGGTGCTGGTCGGCCGCAAGCCCGAGAAGCTCGACAAGGTGCGCGCCGAGATCGAAGCCAGCGGCGGCAAGGCCAGCACGCAGGCCTTCGACATCCGCCAGGAAGAAGCGGTGCGCGCAGCCATAGCCGCCGTCGTCGCCGCGCATGGCCGCATCGACGGGCTCGTGAACAACGCAGGCGGCCAGTACATCACGCCGCTCGCCGCCATCTCGGCCAAGGGCTGGGAGGCGGTGATCCACACCAACCTGACGGGCGGCTTCCTGGTCGCGCGCGAGTGCTACGTGCAAAGCATGCAGGCCAACGGCGGCGCCATCGTCAACATCGTGGCCGACATCTGGGGCTCGATGCCCAACATGGGCCACAGCGGCGCGGCGCGCGCCGGCATGGTGAGCTTCACCGAGACGGCCGCCGCTGAATGGGCCGTGAGCGGCGTGCGCGTGAACGCGGTGGCGCCGGGCTACATCGCATCGAGCGGCATGGACCACTACCCGCCCGAAGCCGGCGACATGCTGCGCGCCATGCGCAACACCGTGCCCGCCGGGCGCTTCGGCAACGAGGCCGAGACCTCAGCCGCCATTGCCTTCCTGCTGAGCCCCGCGGCCAGCTTCATCAGCGGCAGCGTGCTGCGCGTGGACGGCGCACGGCCACAGGTGCGCATGGGCTGGCCGATGGAGATTCCCGATGCGCAGACGCAGCAGCGCGCGGCGGTGCGGCCTTTCGATGGCTTCCATCTCGCGCAGACGCCGCGCGTGTTCCAGGACAAGTAAAGAACGAACGACCGGAGACAAGACACCATGCAGTACACCCACGAACACCTCGAAATCCAGAAGACCCTGCGCCGCTTCATCGACGACGAGATCAACCCGCATGTGGACGAATGGGAGGCGGCCGAGATCTTCCCTGCGCACGAGGTGTTCAAGAAGCTCGGCAATCTCGGCATGCTGGGCCTGAACAAGCCAGAGGCCTTCGGCGGCGCCGGGCTCGACTACTCGTACGCGATGGCGATGGCCGAGGCGCTGGGCCACATCAGCTGCGGCGGCGTGCCGATGGCGATCGGCGTGCAGACCGACATGTGCACGCCCGCGCTCGCACGCTTCGGCAGCGACGAACTGCGCCGCGAGTTCCTGGCGCCCGCCATCGCCGGCGACATGGTCGGCTGCATCGGCGTGAGCGAGCCCGATGCGGGCAGCGACGTGGCGGGCCTGAAGAGCCACGCGCGCAAGGACGGCGACGACTACCTCATCAGCGGCCAGAAGATGTGGATCACCAACAGCCTGCAGGCCGACTGGATGTGCATGCTGGTCAACACCAGCGACGGCCCGGTGCACCGCAACAAGTCGCTCGTGATGGTGCCGATGGACAGCCCCGGCATCGAGAAGGCGAAGAAGATCCGCAAGATCGGCATGAATTCGAGCGACACCGGGCTCATCTACTTCGACAACGTGCGCGTGCCGCAGCGCTACCGCGTCGGCGAGGAAGGCCAGGGCTTCGTCTACCAGATGCAGCAGTTCCAGGAAGAGCGCCTGTGGGCCGCCGCAAGTTCGCTCGAACCGATGGAAGACTGCATCGCGCAGACCATCGAATGGGCGCAGCAGCGGCAGATGTTCGGCGCCACGCTGGCCGACCAGCAATGGGTGCAGTTCAAGCTGGCCGAGCTGAAGACCGAAGTGGAGGCGCTGCGCGCGCTCACGTATCGCGCCTGCGACCTGCATGTGCAGGGCGAAGACGTGCTCGAACTCGCATCGATGGCCAAGCTCAAGACCGGTCGCCTCACGCGGCAGGTGTCCGATACCTGCCTGCAGTTCTGGGGCGGCATGGGCTTCACGCTGGAAAACCGCGTTTCGCGGCTGTACCGTGACGGCAGGCTGGGCTCCATCGGCGGCGGTGCCGACGAAGTGATGCTCGGCATCCTCGCGAAGACCATGGGCATCGCCAAGCGGCCGCCGCGCGGTTGAACAGCACCCCATGAATGCCGAACTGCAAGCCGACCGCACCGCGCTCGCCGATACGGTGCGGCGCTTTGCCGAAAGCGAGATCGCGCCGCATGTGCAGGCGTGGGATGACGCGGGCGAGTTTCCGCGCGCGCTCTACGCGCGTGCCGCCGAACTCGGCCTGCTGGGCCTGGGCTATCCGGAAGAACTCGGCGGCACGCCCGCCTCGTATTCGCTGAAGCTGCCTGCGTGGGTCGCGCTCGCGCGCCATGGCAAGAGCGGCGGCGTGCTCGCGAGCCTGTTCTCGCACAACATCGGCCTGCCGCCCGTGGTGCTGCATGCAAGCGACGCGGTGCGCCAAGAGGTCGTACCGCAGGTGCTGCGCGGCGAGAAGATCGCGGCGCTCGCCATCACCGAGCCCGGTGGCGGCTCCGACGTGGCTGCGCTGCGCACCACAGCAAAGCGGGAAACAGACGGCGACGGCGATCACTACGTGGTCAACGGCGAGAAGACTTTCATCACCTCCGGCATGCGCGCCGACTGGATCACGGTAGCCGTGCGCACCGGCGAAGGGCGCGGCGCGGGCGGCATCTCGATGCTGATGGTGCCAGGCGACACGCCGGGCCTTTCGCGCACGCGCTTGTCGAAGATGGGCTGGCTGTGCTCCGACACCGCGACGCTGCACTTCGACAACGTGCGCGTGCCGGCGCGCTACCTTCTCGGGAACGAGGGCGAAGGCTTCCGCATGGTCATGGGCAACTTCAACGGCGAGCGCATCGGCCTTGCTGCGGGCGCCCTGGGCTTCTCGCAGGCCTGCCTCGATGAGGCCCTGACTTGGGCGCGCGAGCGCAAGACCTTCGGCTCGGCGCTCATCGAGCACCAGGCGGTACGCCACAAGCTGGTCGACATGCAGATGCGCATCGCCTCCACCGAGGCCTGGATCGAGGCGGTGTCGGTCGAGGGCGACGCGCTCGAAGCAGCCGGGCGCTTCAACGCACCCGAATGGGTCGCGCAGATCTGCATGCTGAAGAACCACGCGACGCAGACCATGCAGTTCTGCGCCGACCAGGCGGTGCAGATCCTCGGCGGCATGGGCTTCATGCGCGGCACCGTAAGCGAGCGCATCTACCGCGAGGTGAAGGTGATGATGATCGGCGGCGGGGCCGAAGAGATCATGAAAGAGTTGGCGGCCAAGCAGATGGGCTGGTAGCCGCCGGCCTCTCTTTCTTCGTGCTGCGAGGAACGCCGCCGCGCACCGGGTGTCCAACCATCCAGCGCTTTCGCTGGGTCGCAGGAGACCGACATGCTCTCTCTCACCTCAGGCATCGGCGCCGTCATCATTGTTCTGCTGGCGGTGCTGCTGTTTTCAGCGGTATGGATCTTCCGGGAGTACGAACGCGGCATCGTGTTCACCCTCGGGCGCTTCTCGAAGGTTTCGGGGCCGGGCCTGGTGCTCGTGATACCGGCCATCCAGCAGGTGGTGCGCGTCGATCTGCGCACCGTAGTGCTCGAAGTGCCGACGCAGGACGTGATCTCGCGCGACAACGTGTCGGTGAAGGTCAGCGCGGTCGTCTACTTCCGCATCGTCGATGCCGAGAAGGCCATCATCCAGGTGAAGGACTTCTTCAACGCCACCAGCCAGCTGGCCCAGACCACCCTGCGCTCGGTGCTCGGCAAGCACCAGCTCGACGACATGCTGGCCGAGCGCGAGAAGCTCAACCTCGACGTGCGCGAGTCGCTGGACGTGCAGACGGCTTCATGGGGCATCAAGGTGTCGAACGTGGAGATCAAGCAGATCGACCTGACCGAATCGATGGTGCGCGCCATCGCGCGGCAGGCCGAGGCGGAACGCGAGCGGCGCGCCAAGGTGATCCACGCGGAAGGCGAGCTGCAGGCCTCAGAGAAGCTGTTCCAGGCCGCGCGCGTGCTGGCGCAGGAGCCGCAGGCCATCCAGCTGCGCTACCTGGAAACGCTCACGGTGATCGGTGCGGACAAGAACACGACCATCGTGTTTCCGCTGCCGGTGGATCTGATATCCAGCTTCCTCGGCAAGCACGCATAGCGCACGGAAACGGAAAACTGTTCTTCACGCGCGGGGCGCGCGGCGCATAGCCTTTCGCAAGGCACGTGCTTACCATCGTCCGCATGTTCAAGCACATCGTGATGTGGGACCTGCGTGGCGACACGCCGGAAGAAAAGACGCAGGCCCGCCAACTGCTCAAGCGCAAGTTCGAATCGCTGCGCGGCCAGATCCCGGGCCTGCTGCACATCGAAGTGGGCGTCGATTCGAGCCGCGCAAGCTATGCCTGCGACGTGGTGCTCTACAGCGAGTTCGACAGCCAGGCCTCGCTCGACGGCTACGCTACGCACCCTGCACACCTGCGCGTGCGCGAAGAACTGGGCGACCTTCGCGTCGCACGGCACCAGGTCGATTACGCGGCAGACTGATCGGCGCTGGTCAATCGTTCTTCTCGGGAGCATCCCCCCGGGCCGCGGCAAGCGCAGCAGCCGTACGCAACTTGTCTTTCTTGCTCGGCCGCTTGCCCTTGATGCCGCCCGTGCCCGACGCATCGACCACTGGCACCGCCACTTCCGTCGGCTCGAAGCCTTCGACACGCTCACGTGGCAGGCTCAGCCCCTGGCGCTTCTCGATCAGCCGGAAATGCGCCTCGGTCGATGCACTCACGAAGCTGATCGCCAGGCCGCTCTCTCCCGCGCGCCCGGTTCTGCCGATGCGGTGGATGTAGTCGGTGGGCGAGCGCGGCAGGTCGTAGTTGATGACCACGGGCAGCTGCGCGATGTCGATGCCGCGCGCCGCGAGGTCGGTGGCAATCACCACGTCCCATCGGCTCTGCTTGAACTGCGAAAGGATGTCGGTGCGCGTGCCCTGCGCGATGTCGCCGTGGAAGGGCACTGCGTAGATGCCGTTCTTGTAGAGCTTCTCGGCCACGATCTGCGCGGCGTGCTGCGTGGCGACGAAGACCAGCACACGGTCCCATTCGTTCTCGTGCTGCTTCAGCAGATGGCGCAGCAGCTGCGTGCGGCGGGCGGCGTCGACTTCGATCACGCGCTGCACGATGTTCGGCTCGGTGCCGGGCTCGCCCTGCACGTCGACGACGGCCGGGTCGTGCAGCATGCCATCTGCCAATGCCTGAATGGCGCTCGGAAAGGTGGCGGAAAACAGCAGGTTCTGGCGCTGCTTGGGCAGCAGCGCGAGGATGCGGCCGAGTTCTTCGGCAAAGCCGAGGTCGAACAGGCGGTCGGCTTCATCGAGCACGAGCATCGACACGGCATCGAGCTTCAGCGCGTTGTGCTCGACCAGGTCGAGCAGACGGCCCGGTGTGGCAACGACGATGTCGGCACCGCCGCGCAGGCCCATCATCTGCGGGTTGATCGACACGCCGCCGAATGCGACGACGATCTTCAGGCGCTCGGGCAGGTGCTGCGCCAGGCTGCGCATGGTCTCGCCGACCTGGGCCGCGAGTTCGCGTGTGGGCACGAGGACCAGCGCACGCACACGGCGCGGCGACTGCGCAGCTTCGGCGACTAAGCGCTGCAACAGGGGCAAGGAAAATGCGGCGGTCTTGCCGGAGCCGGTCTGCGCCGAGCCCCGCACGTCGCGACCTTGCAGAATCGCGGGGATGGCCGCGGCCTGGATGGCGGTCGGCGCGGCATAGCCGCTTTGGGCGGCAGCCTGCACGAGCGCGGGGATCAGGCCCAGTGAGTCGAATGGCATGTAAGCAGACAGAGAGAGAAGAGACGAATCGAATGTCGACGATGAAACAGCAGCGCAATCAGTCCGGCAGCGCCCTGGTGTACTCCACCGAGGCGGGCGGGCGCATGTGCCCCGACTGCGGGGAGCCGGTGGCCCAGTGCCGCTGCAAGGAACTCAAGGCGCGCGTTCCGGCCACCGACGGCATTGTGCGTGTATCGCACGAGACCAAGGGGCGCAAAGGCAAGGGCGTGACGGTGGTCAAGGGCGTTGCGCTCGATGCGGCGGCGCTCACGGCACTCGGCAAGCAGCTGAAAACGGCCTGCGGCTCGGGCGGCACGGTGAAGGACGGCGTGATCGAAATCCAGGGCGACCACCGCGAAACGGTGATCGCCGCGCTCGTGAAGCAGGGCCACACGGTCAAGCGGGCGGGAGGCTGAGCGCGCGATGAAACCCGAAGACCTGCAGCGCCTGGTGACGCTCGAAATGCCTTTTGGCAAGCACAAAGGCACGCTGATTGCCGATTTACCCGGAAATTACCTGACGTGGTTTGCACGCGAGGGTTTTCCCTCGGGAGAAATAGGCCGGCTACTCCATTTGATGCATGAAATAGACCACAACGGGCTCTCGGACCTGCTGAAACCGTTGCGAAACCGCCCGTCGCGCCGGGATGTTTCTCAATAACACACGATTTCGCCACGTTTTTTGCAATTAGGGCTGGATAATCCGGCCTACGTGTCTGTGAGCTTTGTCTCCCGTGCACGTAATTCGGTGATCGGTCAGTTTCGCGCCACAGCGCATTTTGTTTGTTGTGATTCTGGGACTCCATCGCTTTGTCTTGTTGGTTTGAATTAGGAGTCCCTCAATGGGCAAGAAACTCTACGTAGGCAACCTCGCCTACTCCGTGCGTGACAACGACCTGGAACAAGCCTTTGGCGAGTTCGGCGCAATCGTCAGCGCCAAGGTCATGATGGAACGTGACACCGGCCGTTCGAAGGGCTTCGGCTTTGTCGAAATGGGTTCGGATGCTGAAGCACTCGCAGCCATCGAAGCCATGAACGGCCACTCGCTGCAGGGCCGCGCCCTGACGGTGAATGAAGCCCGTCCGATGGAAGCTCGTCCCCCCCGTACCGGTGGTGGCGGCGGCTACGGCGGCGGTGGTGGTGGCGGCGGCTACGGTGGTGGTGGCGGCGGCGGCGGTTACGGCGGCGGCGGCGGTGGCCGCAGCGGTGGTGGCGGCGGTTACGGCGGCGGCGGCGGTGGTCGCGGCGGCTACTAAGCCCTTCCCTCCAGAGCCTTCGGGCTTCTGAATAAAAAGCTCCTTCGGGAGCTTTTTTCGTTTGTGGCCCTCTGTGGCGCAGGGGGCGCCGAGGGAGAACCCTCGCCCTGCGGTAAGCATTTGTCCGTACCGGGCAGGTCAGCCAACGGTCAGGCCCGCAGAACGACCCTCACTCCTCCATACAAGAGGGGCGAGACGACATGCGCATCAAGAGTCAGGCTGACTTCTTTTCAGGAGTCATGTTCACCACCGTGGGGGGCGCCTTTGCGATAGGCGCGACCACCTACACCATCGGCGACGGCGCCCGCATGGGGCCGGGCTACTTCCCGCTCATGCTGGGCATCCTGCTGGCCATCCTCGGGGCCATCATCATGTTCCAGGCGCTGGTGGTCGAAACCACCGACGGCCACCCGATCGGCAAGTGGGCCTGGAAGCCGCTGGCCTTCGTGCTCGGCGCCAACCTGGCCTTCGGCGTGCTGCTGGGCGGCCTGCCCAGCATCGGGCTGCCGGCCATGGGGATGATCATCGCGATCTACGCGCTCACGATCATCTCGAGCATGGCGGGCGAGCACTTCAAGCTGCGCGACGTGCTGATCCTCTCGACCATCCTGGCGGCTGGCAGCTACGTGGCCTTCATCTGGGCGCTGAAGCTCCAGATCCAGGTCTGGCCCACTTTCATTTCGGGCTGAGGAGCGCACACCATGGACCTGATCCACAACCTTTCCATCGGTTTCGGCGTTGCCTTCACCTTCACCAACCTGCTGTATTGCCTGCTGGGCTGCATCCTGGGCACGCTGATCGGCGTGCTCCCGGGCATCGGCCCGGTCGCGACCATCGCGATGCTGCTGCCCGCCACGTACGCGCTGCCGCCCGTGTCGGCGCTGATCATGCTGGCCGGCATCTACTACGGCGCGCAGTACGGCGGCTCGACCACGGCCATTCTGGTGAACCTGCCCGGGGAGTCGTCCTCGGTGGTCACCTGTATCGACGGCTACCAGATGGCAAGGCAGGGCCGCGCGGGCCCGGCGCTCGCCGCGGCCGGCCTGGGCTCGTTCTTCGCGGGTTGCGTGGGCACGCTGATCCTGGCCGCCTTCGCGCCGCCGCTGACAGAGCTGGCTTTCAAGTTCGGCCCGGCCGAGTACTTCTCGCTGATGACGCTGGGCCTGATCGGCGCCGTGGTGCTGGCTTCGGGCTCGCTGCTGAAGGCGGTGGCGATGATCGTGCTGGGCCTGCTACTGGGCATCGTCGGCACCGACGTCAACTCGGGTGTCGCGCGCTACAGCTTCGACATTCCGGAACTCACCGACGGCATTGGCTTCGTGGTGATCGCCATGGGCGTGTTCGGCTACGGCGAAATCATCGGCAACCTCTCGCAGCCCGACGACGAGCGCGAG
This is a stretch of genomic DNA from Variovorax paradoxus. It encodes these proteins:
- a CDS encoding acetyl/propionyl/methylcrotonyl-CoA carboxylase subunit alpha, whose amino-acid sequence is MSAFHKILIANRGEIAVRVMRTARAMGYRTVAVYSSADAEAEHVRQADQAVWIGESLPAQSYLNIAAIIEAARASGADAVHPGYGFLAENAAFAQACRDAGLVFIGPSPEAIRAMGDKAGAKRLMQAAGVPCIPGYQGEGQGAEKLAAEAARIGWPVMIKATAGGGGRGMRLVTSAADFAAQLHSAQSEALNAFGDATVILERAIVAPRHVEVQIFADRHGNAIHLGERDCSVQRRHQKVVEEAPSPAVSDALRERMGATAVAAAKAIAYEGAGTLEFLLDAEGQYWFMEMNTRLQVEHPVTEAVTGLDLVELQLRVAAGEPLPLAQQDVRITGHAIEVRLCAEDPRQSFMPQSGTLTAWRPSAALRAEHALRDGAAVPPFYDSMIAKLVAHGQTREEARHRLIAGLQDTVALGISTNQQLLRRVLSHDVFASGAATTAFIGDHLDALLAADAANDTRAALLAALLLQLGERGWPSPLAHTLPNALRFALDGTVHAARVTPCGAGRFDIALGDKAPVQLALLALPGNGSLRFSCDGLSEQAFVVRQPDRVDFHFRGQSFQLENLTHVAVARTDDTAGDGLLRASMNGRVIALLVAEGDAVAAGQPLVTLEAMKMEHVHCAPRSGRVALHVAVGTQVAARHVVAEVADA
- a CDS encoding SDR family oxidoreductase, whose product is MNASSRYRSVFAPGLFGGQVIVVTGGGSGIGRCTAHELAALGAQVVLVGRKPEKLDKVRAEIEASGGKASTQAFDIRQEEAVRAAIAAVVAAHGRIDGLVNNAGGQYITPLAAISAKGWEAVIHTNLTGGFLVARECYVQSMQANGGAIVNIVADIWGSMPNMGHSGAARAGMVSFTETAAAEWAVSGVRVNAVAPGYIASSGMDHYPPEAGDMLRAMRNTVPAGRFGNEAETSAAIAFLLSPAASFISGSVLRVDGARPQVRMGWPMEIPDAQTQQRAAVRPFDGFHLAQTPRVFQDK
- a CDS encoding acyl-CoA dehydrogenase family protein, producing the protein MQYTHEHLEIQKTLRRFIDDEINPHVDEWEAAEIFPAHEVFKKLGNLGMLGLNKPEAFGGAGLDYSYAMAMAEALGHISCGGVPMAIGVQTDMCTPALARFGSDELRREFLAPAIAGDMVGCIGVSEPDAGSDVAGLKSHARKDGDDYLISGQKMWITNSLQADWMCMLVNTSDGPVHRNKSLVMVPMDSPGIEKAKKIRKIGMNSSDTGLIYFDNVRVPQRYRVGEEGQGFVYQMQQFQEERLWAAASSLEPMEDCIAQTIEWAQQRQMFGATLADQQWVQFKLAELKTEVEALRALTYRACDLHVQGEDVLELASMAKLKTGRLTRQVSDTCLQFWGGMGFTLENRVSRLYRDGRLGSIGGGADEVMLGILAKTMGIAKRPPRG
- a CDS encoding acyl-CoA dehydrogenase family protein, whose amino-acid sequence is MNAELQADRTALADTVRRFAESEIAPHVQAWDDAGEFPRALYARAAELGLLGLGYPEELGGTPASYSLKLPAWVALARHGKSGGVLASLFSHNIGLPPVVLHASDAVRQEVVPQVLRGEKIAALAITEPGGGSDVAALRTTAKRETDGDGDHYVVNGEKTFITSGMRADWITVAVRTGEGRGAGGISMLMVPGDTPGLSRTRLSKMGWLCSDTATLHFDNVRVPARYLLGNEGEGFRMVMGNFNGERIGLAAGALGFSQACLDEALTWARERKTFGSALIEHQAVRHKLVDMQMRIASTEAWIEAVSVEGDALEAAGRFNAPEWVAQICMLKNHATQTMQFCADQAVQILGGMGFMRGTVSERIYREVKVMMIGGGAEEIMKELAAKQMGW
- a CDS encoding slipin family protein, producing the protein MLSLTSGIGAVIIVLLAVLLFSAVWIFREYERGIVFTLGRFSKVSGPGLVLVIPAIQQVVRVDLRTVVLEVPTQDVISRDNVSVKVSAVVYFRIVDAEKAIIQVKDFFNATSQLAQTTLRSVLGKHQLDDMLAEREKLNLDVRESLDVQTASWGIKVSNVEIKQIDLTESMVRAIARQAEAERERRAKVIHAEGELQASEKLFQAARVLAQEPQAIQLRYLETLTVIGADKNTTIVFPLPVDLISSFLGKHA
- a CDS encoding Dabb family protein, whose protein sequence is MFKHIVMWDLRGDTPEEKTQARQLLKRKFESLRGQIPGLLHIEVGVDSSRASYACDVVLYSEFDSQASLDGYATHPAHLRVREELGDLRVARHQVDYAAD
- a CDS encoding DEAD/DEAH box helicase yields the protein MPFDSLGLIPALVQAAAQSGYAAPTAIQAAAIPAILQGRDVRGSAQTGSGKTAAFSLPLLQRLVAEAAQSPRRVRALVLVPTRELAAQVGETMRSLAQHLPERLKIVVAFGGVSINPQMMGLRGGADIVVATPGRLLDLVEHNALKLDAVSMLVLDEADRLFDLGFAEELGRILALLPKQRQNLLFSATFPSAIQALADGMLHDPAVVDVQGEPGTEPNIVQRVIEVDAARRTQLLRHLLKQHENEWDRVLVFVATQHAAQIVAEKLYKNGIYAVPFHGDIAQGTRTDILSQFKQSRWDVVIATDLAARGIDIAQLPVVINYDLPRSPTDYIHRIGRTGRAGESGLAISFVSASTEAHFRLIEKRQGLSLPRERVEGFEPTEVAVPVVDASGTGGIKGKRPSKKDKLRTAAALAAARGDAPEKND
- a CDS encoding translation initiation factor Sui1, translated to MKQQRNQSGSALVYSTEAGGRMCPDCGEPVAQCRCKELKARVPATDGIVRVSHETKGRKGKGVTVVKGVALDAAALTALGKQLKTACGSGGTVKDGVIEIQGDHRETVIAALVKQGHTVKRAGG
- a CDS encoding DUF3820 family protein; its protein translation is MKPEDLQRLVTLEMPFGKHKGTLIADLPGNYLTWFAREGFPSGEIGRLLHLMHEIDHNGLSDLLKPLRNRPSRRDVSQ
- a CDS encoding RNA recognition motif domain-containing protein, which codes for MGKKLYVGNLAYSVRDNDLEQAFGEFGAIVSAKVMMERDTGRSKGFGFVEMGSDAEALAAIEAMNGHSLQGRALTVNEARPMEARPPRTGGGGGYGGGGGGGGYGGGGGGGGYGGGGGGRSGGGGGYGGGGGGRGGY
- a CDS encoding tripartite tricarboxylate transporter TctB family protein, with product MRIKSQADFFSGVMFTTVGGAFAIGATTYTIGDGARMGPGYFPLMLGILLAILGAIIMFQALVVETTDGHPIGKWAWKPLAFVLGANLAFGVLLGGLPSIGLPAMGMIIAIYALTIISSMAGEHFKLRDVLILSTILAAGSYVAFIWALKLQIQVWPTFISG